In Nitrospira sp., one genomic interval encodes:
- a CDS encoding dodecin domain-containing protein, which produces MTVARVTEIIAASPKSFEDAIQIGIARANKTLQNVKSAWVEDQKVDIQDGKISQYRVALKVTFVLNE; this is translated from the coding sequence ATGACTGTCGCGCGTGTGACCGAGATCATCGCCGCCTCTCCAAAGAGTTTCGAGGATGCCATTCAGATCGGTATCGCTCGGGCCAACAAGACCCTACAGAACGTGAAGAGCGCCTGGGTCGAAGACCAAAAGGTGGACATCCAGGACGGCAAGATCAGCCAGTATCGCGTCGCGCTCAAGGTCACGTTCGTGCTCAATGAATAG
- the bamE gene encoding outer membrane protein assembly factor BamE, translated as MKATNKRIAAGVVLGLCAVLGLSACGGKQAEIKEDRLTVGRVQGEVKVGMSAAQVAELLGSPNIVTTDDKRREVWIYDKVSTDRVDTASSSYAGLIILGTNSSDRSSSQRQRTLTIIIKYDEEKKVRDFAYNATQF; from the coding sequence ATGAAGGCCACGAACAAACGGATTGCGGCTGGTGTCGTGTTGGGCTTGTGTGCGGTGCTGGGGTTGTCCGCCTGCGGCGGCAAACAGGCAGAGATCAAGGAAGATCGGTTGACGGTCGGTCGCGTGCAAGGCGAAGTGAAGGTGGGGATGTCCGCCGCGCAAGTGGCGGAGCTGCTGGGATCGCCGAATATCGTGACGACCGATGACAAGCGTCGGGAGGTGTGGATCTATGACAAGGTGTCGACCGATCGAGTGGACACGGCCAGCTCGTCCTACGCCGGCCTGATCATTCTCGGCACGAATTCGAGCGATCGGTCCAGCTCCCAGCGCCAACGGACCCTGACGATCATCATCAAATACGACGAGGAAAAGAAGGTCCGCGACTTTGCCTACAATGCCACTCAGTTCTAG
- a CDS encoding pyridoxamine 5'-phosphate oxidase family protein — translation MSTTESMSVEAVQAAWASLLERVRIGVLLTMRQGHPFGSHVPFLLGEDWSRVYVHLSRLALHTQHLLDDPRVSLFIAEADEPGRNPLALQRMNLRGTAAILSKSDPAYDDVQQRYLAKFPQSRMLFGFADFALWTFQMSEAHLVLGFGQAYQAFAAAPGQWIHQKPAKQS, via the coding sequence ATGTCGACAACGGAATCCATGTCAGTGGAAGCAGTTCAAGCAGCCTGGGCCTCGTTGCTAGAGCGCGTACGCATCGGCGTGTTGTTGACCATGCGACAGGGGCACCCTTTCGGCTCCCATGTCCCTTTTCTGCTCGGGGAGGACTGGTCCCGTGTCTACGTGCACCTCAGCCGCCTGGCGTTGCACACCCAACACCTGTTGGACGACCCGCGCGTCAGCCTGTTCATTGCGGAGGCGGATGAACCGGGCAGGAATCCCCTGGCCCTGCAACGCATGAACCTCCGAGGAACAGCGGCGATCCTCTCCAAGAGCGACCCCGCGTACGACGACGTGCAGCAGCGCTATCTCGCCAAGTTTCCCCAATCACGGATGCTGTTCGGCTTCGCAGACTTCGCCCTCTGGACATTTCAAATGAGCGAAGCGCATCTCGTCCTTGGTTTCGGCCAAGCCTATCAAGCCTTCGCCGCCGCACCGGGACAATGGATTCACCAGAAGCCTGCTAAACAATCCTGA
- the vanZ gene encoding VanZ family protein — MVVVCIVILGYMVLLLGLAVASPGIGLTGALLALVPDDWRDWAHVPAYGILAWLVMQGFRLRGWPLPYALLSGLAVTVTFGLWTEVAQGSIPGREASLPDLAKDGAGALLAAVMIGCQTLIGRPAEIAGSQAIEELSQTRKGSRER; from the coding sequence ATGGTCGTCGTTTGCATCGTGATCCTTGGATACATGGTTCTGTTGCTCGGTTTGGCAGTCGCTTCGCCAGGCATCGGCCTCACGGGAGCCCTGCTCGCCCTGGTCCCGGACGACTGGCGGGACTGGGCCCATGTTCCGGCCTATGGAATATTGGCGTGGTTGGTAATGCAGGGATTTCGACTGCGCGGATGGCCGCTCCCCTATGCCCTGTTGAGCGGTCTCGCTGTCACGGTGACCTTCGGTTTGTGGACGGAAGTGGCCCAGGGGTCCATCCCTGGACGGGAGGCGTCCCTTCCGGATCTCGCGAAGGACGGCGCAGGCGCTCTCCTTGCCGCAGTCATGATCGGCTGCCAAACGCTGATCGGACGGCCTGCCGAGATAGCGGGATCGCAAGCAATCGAAGAGTTGTCTCAAACCAGGAAAGGATCACGGGAACGATGA
- a CDS encoding PilZ domain-containing protein, with the protein MSTAYRERGSKRLPVQCPIYYSNGNFQTIGLTEDLTPFGGRIRGREAVSVGMELVVIVIQPTSDQAMLIRRATVRWAQGAHFGLTFSAVPPQSESELKAMATLMLPGLWSCLN; encoded by the coding sequence ATGAGCACGGCCTATCGCGAGCGGGGGAGCAAGCGTCTCCCGGTGCAATGTCCGATCTACTACTCCAATGGAAACTTCCAGACCATCGGCCTCACGGAAGATTTGACTCCCTTCGGAGGGCGCATTCGCGGCCGCGAGGCGGTCAGCGTGGGCATGGAACTGGTCGTCATTGTCATTCAACCCACCTCCGACCAAGCCATGCTTATACGGCGCGCCACCGTCAGATGGGCCCAGGGCGCCCATTTCGGCCTTACCTTCTCGGCCGTTCCTCCTCAGTCCGAGTCTGAACTCAAAGCCATGGCCACGCTTATGCTTCCCGGACTCTGGTCCTGCCTGAATTGA